In the Desulfitobacterium hafniense DCB-2 genome, GGACGCTTTTGAGGTGGAAGCTATAGATTATCTGATGAAGCCTATTATGAAGGAGGAACTGCAAAGGGTTCTGAAACGGCTCAATAGGGTTTTCGGCATCCAAAAGAGGCAAGGTTCCCTTCTGAAACGTGAGCCCTCCTTTGCTGTTCGCTGCTTTGGTGCCTTTGAAGTAAGAGATCAACAACAGCAGATGGTCCGATGGCCGACCAGAAAAGCGGAAGAAGTATTTGCCTACTTTTTAGCCAATCAGGGCAGATATATCAGCAAATGGGAACTTTTGAAGATTTTCTGGCCGGAAATAGAAGAAGAAAGAGCCATTCCCAACCTGTATAATACCATCTACCGGGTTAAGCAAGCCTTAAAAACCCTTCCCTTGTCACCTAAGATACAGAAGATCAATGAAGGCTATATACTGGAGGCTCAGAGGAATTTATCTGATTTGGGAGAATTTCTGGAGGTCATGAAGCAGAGCAAGGAGAACAGCGAAATTCCTCTGGAAGCTTCTATAAGCTTGTTTTTCTCCTATGCAACTCCTTTGTTTGGCGACAAGGATTATTTCTGGAGCCTGCATATAGAAAAATACGTGGCCCAGGAATATGGGAAGCTTTGTCATAGGCTGCTTTTGTATTATTATGAGCAAAACCAACTCCAAAAAGGGGAGGAAATTATCCAGCACTATATGGCTCAGTATATTGAAGATGAGGATATGCTGCGGAAATGGCTGAAGCTCGTGGCTCATTGGCAGGGCTATGAGGAGAAATCGGATGAGTACCGGCACCGGTTTAACGAAAAATTAGCATCGGCGGAGCTGCCGCTGCTGGAGTAACATCCTGGCTCTTTGCTGAAATCCAGTTTGAGATTCAAAAGATAGCAGGCATCCTTGAGTTTATTGAAACGAGACGATGAGCCAGGGTAAATCATAAAGCTGAAGGAGAGCAAAGAGGAAGCGCTTGAAATTGCGGGATTTCAAGCGCTTTTCTAATCATTTCAGAGAAACTATGCTATGATTAATCCGCAGACAGTTTGTCACTGCGTAGCAAAGCAGAGTTTACCAATATGGCAAAATCAGAAGTAAGTCATGAAAGGGGTATGATGTGCATACCTCTTTTATGGTTTAAGCACAAAATATTTTGACTTGATTGAAAAAGTAGACACAAGTATCATGATTATGGATGGGTTTAACTTTTAGGATGCCAAATTCAAGAAGGAGTTGGACCACATGGCTAAAGAGAATAAGGCTCAGGTTGTCATGATCGCCGCAATTACTGCTTTATGCATTTTGGGAGATTCAATGCTCTATGTTGTGCTGCCCACCCACTGGCAAGAGGCCGGGCTGACCTCCCTCTGGGAAGTTGGGGCATTGCTTTCGATAAACCGCTTTATCCGGGTACCTCTGAATCCGATTGTGAGCAGGCTTTATAGAAAATTAAGCCATCGCAAGGGCATTATTTTAGCAATCCTTCTCTCGGCCATGGCGACAGCTTCTTATGGGATCAGTGGCTTTTGGTTTTTATTATTGATGCGGGCAATCTGGGGAATCGCCTGGACGTTTCTCAGGTTAGGAGCTTATTTTTTTATCCTCGATATTTCAGCTGACGAAAATCGTGGGCATTATATGGGCATTTATAACGGGATTTTCCGGTTGGGGAGTTTAGTCGGTATGCTTGCCGGAGGCATCATTGCCGATATCTTCGGCATGAAAGCGGTCTCGTTTGTGTTTGCCGGTATTACTCTTTCAGCGCTTTTTCTGGTGTACTATTCAGTCTATCCATCCTCGGGTTCAACAACCCCCCTGGCAACGGCTGCTCCGCCGGCAACATATCCGTTAAAGATCACTAATGTATGGAAAGACTCCCAAATAATCTGGATGCTGCTCACCGGTTTTTTGGTGACAATGCTCTATCAGGGAGCATTTACTTCAACCCTTAGTCATCTGATCGATCTGCGGCAAACTCAGCAGATGGCTGCCCATGTCATGATCGCATCGGCCTCCTTGGCGGGAATTATCCAGGCAATCCGCTGGGGTTGGGAGCCTTGGCTGGCGCCTTGGTTCGGTCGGAAATCCGATCATTGGGGACGCAGGCCGGTCCTGATTATCGCTTTGCTGGCAGCATCTGTATTATTTGCTTTAATCAATACGGGAGTTCCGTTCGGGATATGGATTGCCATAATTTTTGGGGTTCAATTAACGGCCACTGTTTTAACGACGGTTGTGGATGCGGTAGCGGGTGATGTGGCTTCGCAGACAACGGTCAAAACGTCCATAATGACAGCTTATTCAATAGTCACAGATTTAGGTTCGGCTGTAGGAGCCGTAAGCGTCTATCTGATAGCTTCAGCAATAAATATTGAGGTATATTATTGGGGCGCAGCTTTGATTCTGCTGCTGCTGGCCTTCAAATGGGCGGCGGCATTAAGAAAAGCCTGATACGTCGGTAAGCCAGAGCCAAATTATGGGGTAATTATTGACAAACGATAATTTACTGGTTTATAATGCAGGTAATTATCGTAAAACAATAATTATGAGGTGGATATGAAACACAAGGTATTGGGGATCGTGCTGGGGGTAGAAGGGGCGGCTTGTGTCCTGTTCGGCATTCTGCAAACCTCTTTTTCCTCCGGGTTTACAGCCGCCATGGCTTTTCCTTTTGAGCAGTTGGGGCTTTTGCTGCGGATGCTTTCTTTTTCCGGAGGGGCTGGGAATGCAGCGGCGTTGCTGATCTATGGAGCCGCCGCACTTTTGCCTCTTCTGATCCTATTCCTTCTGAGCAGGAAACGGGAGCTGCAGCGGGAGGACGGGCTGCTGGCGCTCTTGAGTGTTGTTTTGTTCCCCGTGCTGTACTTTATGACAAATCCGGGGATGATCGGTTCCCTTTTCGGCGGAGCCCTGGGAGGCTCAGGGGGAGCTGGGCCGGCTGTAGGCAAGGCGGTCCTGGGGGGCACGGTGTATTCCCTGGTGTGCGGCTATTTCGTTCTGCGGCTGCTGCGTCTTTGTTTTGAGAGCAGTACGGTCAGGCTTCAGCACTATATGATGGTTTTGCTGAGCCTGCTGACCGTGGTTTTTGTCTATTTGATTTTCGGCGCCTCTTTCCGGGAGCTTCTCCATTCCCTGGCAGACTTGAAGGCGGGTAACAACGGCAATGAGCATTTGCTGGGAGTGAGTTATGTTTTTCTGGCGCTCCAATTTGCGGTGAACGCCCTGCCCTACATTTTTGATGTCCTGGTGGCTTTCGCCGCCCTCCGGCTGCTGGAGGACATGGGAGCGGATCGTTATTCCGCAGAAAGTGTGGAAGGGGCCGACCGGTTAGCCCGGCTGTGCGGTACCGCCTTGGCGGCTACAGTGCTGAGCAGCATAGCCTTTAATCTGCTGCAGCTTCTTTTTGCCCAAAAACTGCTGGTGATCAGCAGTTCGGTGCAGATTCCTGTATTTTCCCTGGCTTTTGTGCTGGCCGTCCTGCTGGTTGCCCGGTTTATGGAGGAAAACAAGGGGCTTAAGGACGATAACGATATGTTTATCTGAGAGGTGCGGAATGGGGATACAGGTTCATCTGGAGGATGTATTGAAGGCCCGGGGCATGACCTCGAAAGAGCTGTGCGCTCTGGTGGGGATTACGGAAGCCAATCTGTCCATTCTGCGCAGCGGCAAGGCTAAAGGGGTGCGTTTTGGCACCATCAATAAAATCTGCTGGCATCTGAAGTGCGATGTGGGAGATATTTTGAAATTCGATGGAAAGCTGGAGGAAGAGGATGAAGATTAAAGGGAGGTTCATGGGGCTCTGCCTGCTGGTGTTCATAGGATGCTTCCTGACCGGGTGCCAGCTGGCCAAGGAAGAGGGGAGCGCCGGGAGATACGAAGACAGGCTGGTCGGGGTGTTGGTGACCACGGAGTATCTGGATCTGTTCGATTTTGCAGGATATGTTGAAGATCATATCGGCAGCTTTTCGGGTGGGGAAGTCCAGATTGACGGTGCCGGGGAGAAGTATCAGGGCCGGCTCTATGCTGAATTGACTAAGGAGATCCTGACCGACGTGGAGAGCGGCCATAAGGTGGAAAGGGAAGAGTATGACTTTCCAGGGGTGGAGGGCATAGCCTACTATTCCCTGCGGGTTCCTGACACCGAAGAGAGGGAGGGTTATTTCACCACCGGGTCTGACGAAGGAATCAGTGACGGTCATACCAGCCTGCACAGCAGCGACGGAGGGAACAGCGTCGCCCTGGAGGGTACGGTCTACGTGTCCCCGGGCTTGGGGCGGACCTATTATTTCAATCCCATGTATCAGAGTGCCGACGGCCGGGTTTATGTGACCTCCGGCAGCGGTATATCTTCCGGGGGAGAGCAGAGTGAGGGCGAGGCTTTAACTCAGACCATGAAAGCCGATTACACCGTGACGGAAAACGGCAGAACCGTGAAGGACAGCATCTCTGTGCAGCTTTCCATTCATATGATGTATCCGCCGGAAGAGATTGTGATTCTGCAGATGGGGGAGGACGGCGCTGTGATCTCCCGCGGGGAGTATGGGCCCGGGGAGGTGCCGGAAAGGATTACCCCTGAAAAGGATACCGCTTATTTGATCGTCGAGACCAAGAAGAGGGACAATAGCGGCAGGATTCTTAAGGACCGCGCAATCTATGATCGGGACAAGGAGTATCTGGAGGCCTTTTTCTGCCGGGAGGATGGTATCTGTATCAAAAAGCAGGTGCCTATCGAGCGGGAGCTTCCCTCTTTGTCTGCTCTGTAGTGCTGCATACCGGGAAAGGTATGCTTTTTTTCTGCGCCGGAGGATGATGTAAGGCAGGGCGAGGTAGCGGCTAGGGCTGAAACCTCGTTTTTTACTATCCGCATAGGGGCTGGTCCTTTGCTGGTGAGCTGAACTTACCATGAATTTGGGGTGATTCGCGCCGGAACAGAGGTTGTTGGACAGAAAGGTGCCCTTGGTTTACAATGAACTGGACTACATTTGTGACCTTGATACTCTGGGAAATGGGGATGTGGGTTATTAATCGCAGATATACCTTAACCACAATTGTAATCGGCAGTATTCTGTGCTTCGTGATGATCCTGTTTTATTTGCTTTCTTTAGATAAAATCAGGGATATTTACATTGGCGAGACTCAGAAAACGGTCTACGGCTTAAAAAAGAGCTTTTTGGCCAATACCGTGGACAATATGATTTCCGTGATTGACCATAGAAGAGATGCCAGAGCGGAAGCCATGGAGAGATTTGTGAACAGAACGGCGGTGGCCATTAACCTTAAAAAGGGCCTTGCCGACGCTGAATTCAACGATTTCCTGATCTCATTTTTCAGAGATAACCCGGATTACAGCTTTATGTCCGTAATTTTGTGGGATGTCGGAAAAGACAGGGCTATTTATGATGGACAGAATCTGGCAGGCTCCACCTGGGAGAGCACGCTTAATGCTGTAATCCCTGGCTTGTCGGCTTACACGGTGCTGGACCATGGAGCCAAAAAGATTCTTTTAGGCGTCAGCAAAACTTACGTGGATGAGCTTGTTAAAACAGAGATAGCGGATATCATCAGAAACTCTGAATTTGAAGGCAATACTTACATCTGGGTCAATGAAATACTCAACTATGAAGGAGGACCTCATTATGCCATCAGGCGGGTTCATCCCAATCTGCCGGAAACGGAGGGCACTTACCTCTCCACGGAGATGAGGGATATTAAAGGCAACCAGCCTTATTTGACCGAGCTTGAAGGGATAAAAAAGGATGGGGAACTGTATTTCGAGTATTATTTTAAAGAACTGAACAGTGAAAAGGTATCCTTGAAACTGACCTATGCCAAACTCTATAAGGACTATGACTGGGTCATCGCCATGGGGGTCTACCAGGATGATATTCAAGCCTATATCGATCAGACCACTGAAAAAAGCCAGGTTCTGGCCTCCCGGCTTACCCTGCTTTTGGTGCTGCTGTTTGTAGCTATTCTTATTCTCAGCTTTTCCCTGATGGTGCTGATTGAGAAGAGGCACTATCGGAAATCGAGAAAAATTATGGAATCGGAGATGAACCAGGATCCTCTGACGATGGCCGGTAACCGCAGAAGCGGGACTCATGATCTGAGCGCGGCCTTTAAGGAGTACCAGGCCAGCGGTTACAGTCCCGGGATTATGATCTATGATCTGGATTCCTTTAAGAGCATCAATGATCAGTATGGGCATTCTGTGGGGGATCTGGTTTTGATCGAAGTCGTCAAGGCTATCAGCGGCATGATCCGGAGTTCCGATAAGATCATCCGCTGGGGCGGGGATGAGTTCGTGGTGATTTTTTACGGACTCCAGGAGAAAAACGCCTTGGTCTTTGGGGAGAGAATCCTGTCCAAGGTGTCCGACCTGAAAATTCTGGTTGCCGAGGGGAAGGAGATCGGGATCACCCTCTCCATCGGATTTTCTTTTTTCAAAGAAACCGATGAGGACTTTGCCAAGGTGCTGAAGCGGGCCGATCAAGCCCTGTATTTATCCAAATCCAAGGGGCGCAACCAGGTCAATATCATCCTTTAGACAAGGATAGGCAGCCAACCGACAAATAATGAGAACTTGGCAAAGAGAGGCTAAAGGCTCGACAAAATTATTTACTCATGATATAATATTCAACGTTGAGTAATGGGGGTGAAAAATTGACACGGCTACTTGTACTTGGCATGTTGGAGGTTCAGCCAATGTCCGGTTATGATATCCAGCAGGCGTTGCAGCTGACAGATGCGGAACGCTGGGGTGGTGTGTTGATTGGTTCTATCTATCATGCGCTGAAAAAGATGGAGCAAGAAGGCTATGTCGCCGTTACCAGCATAGAACGGACAGGGCACCGTCAAAAGGCGGTTTATTCAATAACTGAGGCCGGGAAAATCTATCTTCAGGAACTGATCAAGGATGCGCTTAAAATGTCTTCTGTACTTTATCCTTCAACCCTTTATTCCGGCCTGTCGTTCTATGAGAAGCTGGCAAAGGATGAATGCCGAAAAGCACTGCAACAGCAACGCAGTGCATTAGAAGAAGAATATAATGCTGTAAAGCAAGGCCTGGCGGCCAAAGACGCAGCCATGAATCATAAAATTCCGCCCATGGTCATGCTGGTGATGGATAACATGCTTTCCCTGATCAAGCAGCAGCAGGACTTTGTTGATAAGGCGCTGGAACTTTTAGACACTGAGAATTAAAACCTCTCCCTCGTCACAGAGGGAGAAAAAAATACCCGTATACTCAATGTTGAATAAACAACATTATATAAGAGGAGGTTTTGTTTATGAATTTAATTGAGGCGAAAGGTCTTCGCAAACGATTTCGCAACCGCGAAGTTGTGAAAGGGATTGACATGGAAATTCAGCAGGGTGAAATTCTCGCTCTGATCGGCACAAACGGGGCCGGCAAATCAACCACCCTGGCCATGCTCCTGGGAATATTGCCAACCGATGCCGGGAAGATCACCCGCTGGAGAGAGGATTACCGGGCCCATGTGGGTGTGCAGCTTCAAGCCACCCCTTTTTTTGAGGGTTATACAGCCGAAGAAAATTTGCGGCTGTTTGCGGCATTGTATCAGGTAAAGCTGGATAAGAAGCAAATAGACGCAAAATTGGCAGAATGCAATTTGCAGGAGGCCAGAAAAACCCTGGCCTCCCGTTTGTCCGGCGGGCAACAAAAAAGGCTGGCGATTGCTGTCACGACGATCCACAATCCGGATTTAATCATACTTGACGAACCGGTCTCAGGGCTTGACCCCCGTGCCCGGCAGGAAATAAGAAGAATGATTCAGCAACTGGCGAAAAACAAAGTGACGGTGCTTTTTTCTTCTCATGATATGGAGGAAGTATCCCGTATCGCCAACCGGATCATTTTGATGCACGACGGGCGAATTGTCGCTCAAGGCCGGCCGGATCGTCTTTTAGAGCAGTATCATGCGGAAAATCTTGATGATTTGTATCTTGAGCTGACGGATACTGTACCAGGAAAGGAGACACAACAATGAAAACACTGTTCAGCCTTACCTTCAAATCGGCAAGCCGGGATCCCTTTTTACTGCTATGGTCGATTTTACTGCCCATCGGGGGCATGGTTGGGTTAGGAATGCTGATAAAATCCCCGGAATATCCCCAGGGCATCGTAACCGGGATGATGGCTGTCAGTATTTTGTTTTACGCTTTCACGACCACCTCTTTTGCCATCCTGGCGCAACGCCGGAGAGGTGTCTATCATCTGCTGCGGGTGACGCCCCTGCCCCTTTGGCAATATGTATGCGGCCTATCAGGCGCCTGGACTTTGATTTCTTTTTTATGTGCGCTGCTTGTATTGTTGTCGGGAGTCTTGGTATTTAAACTGAATGTCTCCCTGCCATCCTTCCTGGCGATGGTTCCCATCATCCTTATTGCAACTCTCAGTTATGTTTTCTTCAGTTTTTTTATTGCCGGTCTGAGCCGGTCGGAAAACAATGTCAGTATTCTGACAAACCTGATCACCATGCCTCTCCTGCTTGGCAGCAGCGCTTTTTATTCCCTGAACAACGCTCCGGCATTTA is a window encoding:
- a CDS encoding response regulator — encoded protein: MYTAIIVEDELNILKHMNKLVVSMDEFLIKGTFATPHEALAAFPDLMPDVAFIDIEMPRMNGLELARRLLKVKDDLSIIFTTAYGQYALDAFEVEAIDYLMKPIMKEELQRVLKRLNRVFGIQKRQGSLLKREPSFAVRCFGAFEVRDQQQQMVRWPTRKAEEVFAYFLANQGRYISKWELLKIFWPEIEEERAIPNLYNTIYRVKQALKTLPLSPKIQKINEGYILEAQRNLSDLGEFLEVMKQSKENSEIPLEASISLFFSYATPLFGDKDYFWSLHIEKYVAQEYGKLCHRLLLYYYEQNQLQKGEEIIQHYMAQYIEDEDMLRKWLKLVAHWQGYEEKSDEYRHRFNEKLASAELPLLE
- a CDS encoding MFS transporter, yielding MAKENKAQVVMIAAITALCILGDSMLYVVLPTHWQEAGLTSLWEVGALLSINRFIRVPLNPIVSRLYRKLSHRKGIILAILLSAMATASYGISGFWFLLLMRAIWGIAWTFLRLGAYFFILDISADENRGHYMGIYNGIFRLGSLVGMLAGGIIADIFGMKAVSFVFAGITLSALFLVYYSVYPSSGSTTPLATAAPPATYPLKITNVWKDSQIIWMLLTGFLVTMLYQGAFTSTLSHLIDLRQTQQMAAHVMIASASLAGIIQAIRWGWEPWLAPWFGRKSDHWGRRPVLIIALLAASVLFALINTGVPFGIWIAIIFGVQLTATVLTTVVDAVAGDVASQTTVKTSIMTAYSIVTDLGSAVGAVSVYLIASAINIEVYYWGAALILLLLAFKWAAALRKA
- a CDS encoding helix-turn-helix domain-containing protein; this encodes MGIQVHLEDVLKARGMTSKELCALVGITEANLSILRSGKAKGVRFGTINKICWHLKCDVGDILKFDGKLEEEDED
- a CDS encoding sensor domain-containing diguanylate cyclase, encoding MNWTTFVTLILWEMGMWVINRRYTLTTIVIGSILCFVMILFYLLSLDKIRDIYIGETQKTVYGLKKSFLANTVDNMISVIDHRRDARAEAMERFVNRTAVAINLKKGLADAEFNDFLISFFRDNPDYSFMSVILWDVGKDRAIYDGQNLAGSTWESTLNAVIPGLSAYTVLDHGAKKILLGVSKTYVDELVKTEIADIIRNSEFEGNTYIWVNEILNYEGGPHYAIRRVHPNLPETEGTYLSTEMRDIKGNQPYLTELEGIKKDGELYFEYYFKELNSEKVSLKLTYAKLYKDYDWVIAMGVYQDDIQAYIDQTTEKSQVLASRLTLLLVLLFVAILILSFSLMVLIEKRHYRKSRKIMESEMNQDPLTMAGNRRSGTHDLSAAFKEYQASGYSPGIMIYDLDSFKSINDQYGHSVGDLVLIEVVKAISGMIRSSDKIIRWGGDEFVVIFYGLQEKNALVFGERILSKVSDLKILVAEGKEIGITLSIGFSFFKETDEDFAKVLKRADQALYLSKSKGRNQVNIIL
- a CDS encoding PadR family transcriptional regulator, which encodes MTRLLVLGMLEVQPMSGYDIQQALQLTDAERWGGVLIGSIYHALKKMEQEGYVAVTSIERTGHRQKAVYSITEAGKIYLQELIKDALKMSSVLYPSTLYSGLSFYEKLAKDECRKALQQQRSALEEEYNAVKQGLAAKDAAMNHKIPPMVMLVMDNMLSLIKQQQDFVDKALELLDTEN
- a CDS encoding ABC transporter ATP-binding protein, with protein sequence MNLIEAKGLRKRFRNREVVKGIDMEIQQGEILALIGTNGAGKSTTLAMLLGILPTDAGKITRWREDYRAHVGVQLQATPFFEGYTAEENLRLFAALYQVKLDKKQIDAKLAECNLQEARKTLASRLSGGQQKRLAIAVTTIHNPDLIILDEPVSGLDPRARQEIRRMIQQLAKNKVTVLFSSHDMEEVSRIANRIILMHDGRIVAQGRPDRLLEQYHAENLDDLYLELTDTVPGKETQQ
- a CDS encoding ABC transporter permease — its product is MKTLFSLTFKSASRDPFLLLWSILLPIGGMVGLGMLIKSPEYPQGIVTGMMAVSILFYAFTTTSFAILAQRRRGVYHLLRVTPLPLWQYVCGLSGAWTLISFLCALLVLLSGVLVFKLNVSLPSFLAMVPIILIATLSYVFFSFFIAGLSRSENNVSILTNLITMPLLLGSSAFYSLNNAPAFIQTINRWNPFQWFIDGLRSALDSAWADYLTSMGLISLVAIAALVLALKTFRYTDV